In a single window of the Streptomyces sp. HUAS ZL42 genome:
- a CDS encoding PLP-dependent aspartate aminotransferase family protein, with protein sequence MDMPMDSARRGPSYDGAGTAPRALATEAVHAGRDDLARQGLHAPPIDLSTTYPSHDSRGEAARIDAFAATGAEPDGPPVYARLGNPTVARFETALARLEGTEAAVAFASGMAALSAVLLVRASLGLRHVVAVRPLYGCSDHLLTAGLLGSEVTWTDPAGIADALRPDTGLVMVESPANPTLAEVDLRAVAHACGSVPLLADNTFATPVLQRPAEQGARLVLHSATKYLGGHGDVMAGVVACDEEFAGRLRQVRFATGGVLHPLAGYLLLRGLSTLPVRVRAASANAAELARRLAADPRVTRVHYPRIGGAMIAFEVHGDPHEVIAGVRLITPAVSLGSVDTLIQHPASISHRIVDADDRRGAGVSDRLLRLSVGLEDVEDLWADLDRALGERQRPPASAGVRETVPGI encoded by the coding sequence ATGGACATGCCCATGGACTCAGCGCGCAGGGGGCCGTCGTACGACGGCGCAGGCACCGCACCGAGAGCACTGGCGACAGAGGCCGTGCACGCCGGCCGCGACGATCTCGCCCGGCAGGGGCTGCACGCCCCGCCGATCGACCTGTCCACCACCTACCCGTCCCACGACAGCCGTGGCGAGGCCGCCCGCATCGACGCCTTCGCCGCCACCGGCGCCGAACCGGACGGCCCGCCGGTGTACGCCCGGCTGGGCAACCCGACCGTCGCCCGCTTCGAAACCGCCCTGGCCCGCCTCGAGGGGACCGAGGCCGCGGTCGCCTTCGCCAGCGGCATGGCCGCACTGAGCGCGGTCCTCCTCGTACGCGCCTCGCTCGGCCTGCGCCATGTCGTGGCCGTACGCCCCCTGTACGGCTGCAGCGACCACCTCCTGACCGCCGGACTGCTCGGCTCGGAGGTGACCTGGACCGACCCGGCCGGGATCGCGGACGCACTGCGACCGGACACCGGGCTGGTCATGGTGGAGTCCCCGGCGAATCCGACTCTCGCCGAAGTGGACCTGCGGGCCGTCGCCCACGCGTGCGGCTCCGTGCCGCTGCTCGCGGACAACACCTTCGCCACGCCCGTGCTGCAGCGTCCCGCCGAGCAGGGCGCACGGCTGGTGCTGCACAGCGCCACCAAGTACCTCGGCGGGCACGGTGACGTGATGGCAGGCGTCGTGGCCTGCGACGAGGAGTTCGCCGGCCGGCTGCGGCAGGTGCGGTTCGCCACCGGAGGGGTGCTGCATCCTCTGGCCGGCTATCTGCTGCTGCGCGGTCTGTCGACCCTGCCGGTGCGGGTGCGGGCCGCCTCAGCGAACGCCGCCGAACTGGCCCGCCGCCTCGCCGCCGACCCGCGCGTCACCCGCGTCCACTACCCGCGCATCGGGGGCGCGATGATCGCCTTCGAGGTCCACGGCGACCCGCACGAGGTCATCGCCGGAGTCCGGCTGATCACCCCGGCCGTGAGCCTCGGCAGCGTCGACACCCTGATCCAGCATCCGGCGTCCATCAGCCACCGGATCGTCGACGCGGACGACCGCCGGGGAGCGGGCGTCAGCGACCGGTTGCTGCGCCTGTCCGTGGGGCTGGAGGACGTGGAGGACCTGTGGGCCGACCTGGACCGCGCGCTGGGA